A single region of the Biomaibacter acetigenes genome encodes:
- the rplE gene encoding 50S ribosomal protein L5: MSRLKQKYENEVVPALKKKFNYKNIMEVPKLEKVVINMGISDARENPKAIDAAANDLAIITGQKPIITKAKKSIAAFKLRKGMPIGAKVTLRAEKMYDFLDKLFNVNLPRVRDFKGVSPDAFDGRGNYTLGIKEQLIFPEIDYDKIDRVRGMDITIVTTAKTDEEARELLKNLGMPFAS, from the coding sequence GTGTCCAGATTAAAGCAAAAATATGAAAATGAAGTAGTCCCGGCTTTAAAGAAGAAGTTTAATTATAAAAATATCATGGAAGTGCCAAAATTGGAGAAGGTTGTCATAAACATGGGCATAAGCGACGCCAGAGAAAATCCCAAGGCCATCGATGCAGCTGCAAATGATCTGGCGATCATAACGGGACAGAAGCCCATAATTACAAAAGCAAAAAAATCTATTGCGGCGTTTAAGCTGCGCAAAGGCATGCCCATCGGCGCAAAGGTGACCCTCAGGGCGGAAAAAATGTATGATTTTCTGGATAAACTTTTCAATGTGAATCTTCCAAGGGTGAGAGATTTTAAAGGGGTTTCGCCGGATGCCTTTGACGGCAGGGGAAATTACACATTGGGCATCAAGGAGCAGCTAATATTCCCCGAGATAGACTATGATAAGATCGACAGAGTTAGAGGAATGGATATCACCATCGTGACCACGGCAAAGACCGATGAAGAAGCCAGGGAGCTCTTGAAAAACCTGGGAATGCCCTTTGCGTCGTAA
- a CDS encoding type Z 30S ribosomal protein S14: MAKKSLIAKQKRTPKFSTRKYNRCKICGRPHAYLRKYGVCRICFRELAHLGQIPGVKKASW; this comes from the coding sequence GTGGCTAAAAAGTCGCTAATTGCGAAACAGAAGAGAACTCCCAAGTTTTCCACACGGAAATATAACAGATGCAAGATATGCGGCAGACCTCATGCTTACCTGAGAAAATATGGCGTATGCCGTATATGTTTTAGAGAGTTGGCCCATCTGGGGCAAATACCGGGAGTAAAAAAAGCCAGCTGGTAA
- the rpsH gene encoding 30S ribosomal protein S8: MAMTDVIADMLTRIRNANDAGHPTVEIPCSKLKKAIAQTLKDEGYIQDFEIIDDAKQGIIKIYLKYGPNKKKVITGIKRISKPGLRIYARKDNIPKVMGGLGTVILSTSRGIMTDKQARKEQVGGEVICYVW; the protein is encoded by the coding sequence TTGGCTATGACGGATGTTATTGCAGATATGCTGACTCGTATAAGAAATGCCAACGATGCAGGTCATCCAACTGTGGAGATTCCCTGCTCTAAACTAAAAAAAGCCATTGCCCAGACCCTCAAGGACGAAGGTTACATTCAGGATTTTGAGATCATCGATGATGCAAAGCAGGGGATAATAAAGATTTATCTGAAATATGGCCCCAATAAGAAGAAGGTCATAACAGGCATCAAGAGGATTTCCAAACCCGGTTTGAGAATATACGCCAGAAAGGACAATATCCCAAAGGTTATGGGAGGTCTGGGAACTGTAATTCTCTCTACATCCAGGGGTATTATGACAGATAAACAGGCAAGAAAAGAACAGGTGGGCGGAGAGGTAATCTGCTACGTATGGTAG
- the rplF gene encoding 50S ribosomal protein L6, whose translation MSRIGKLPVKIPQGVEVKVQGNTVTIKGPKGSISREFHRDLKIKHEDSQIIVERPSDDNMHKALHGLTRTLINNMVDGVTTGYEKKLSLEGVGYRAAKQGNKLVLTVGYSHPVEIEPPKGIEFEVPAPNKISVKGVDKELVGQIAANIRKVREPEPYKGKGIRYENEVVRRKVGKTGAK comes from the coding sequence ATGTCCAGGATCGGTAAACTGCCGGTTAAAATTCCCCAGGGGGTGGAAGTAAAGGTCCAGGGGAACACCGTAACGATAAAAGGTCCCAAAGGCAGCATCAGTCGTGAATTTCACAGGGATTTAAAAATAAAACACGAGGATTCTCAAATAATTGTAGAGAGACCTTCAGATGACAATATGCACAAGGCTTTACACGGCCTGACCCGCACCTTGATAAACAATATGGTAGACGGCGTTACGACCGGATACGAAAAAAAGCTTTCTCTTGAAGGCGTGGGCTACAGGGCGGCAAAACAGGGGAATAAGCTTGTGCTGACCGTGGGATATTCCCATCCGGTGGAAATAGAGCCGCCAAAGGGCATAGAATTTGAAGTGCCCGCTCCCAACAAGATTTCGGTTAAAGGTGTCGACAAGGAACTGGTAGGCCAGATAGCGGCAAATATAAGAAAAGTAAGAGAGCCCGAACCTTATAAGGGGAAGGGCATCAGATATGAGAACGAAGTAGTAAGACGCAAGGTAGGTAAGACCGGAGCTAAATAA
- the rplR gene encoding 50S ribosomal protein L18, whose translation MLNKESREVSRGRRHARVRKKVFGTQERPRLNVFKSLKHLYAQIINDENGTTLVAASTQDPAIRDSVTGCNIESAKKVGELIAKKAIEKGIKQVAFDRGGYMYHGRIKALADAAREAGLEF comes from the coding sequence ATGCTAAACAAGGAATCCCGTGAGGTTTCCCGGGGAAGAAGGCATGCAAGGGTCCGCAAGAAAGTCTTCGGAACCCAGGAAAGACCCAGATTGAATGTATTCAAGAGTTTGAAGCACCTTTATGCGCAGATTATCAATGATGAAAATGGTACCACTCTGGTGGCCGCTTCCACCCAGGACCCGGCCATAAGGGACAGTGTGACGGGATGTAACATTGAATCTGCTAAAAAGGTTGGCGAACTCATTGCAAAAAAAGCTATAGAAAAGGGCATCAAACAGGTAGCCTTTGATAGAGGCGGATACATGTATCACGGCAGAATCAAAGCTCTGGCGGATGCTGCCCGGGAAGCAGGGCTAGAATTTTAG
- the rpsE gene encoding 30S ribosomal protein S5, producing the protein MQRKSVEEQEFEEKVVSINRVAKVVKGGKNFRFAVLVVVGNKNGKVGVGTGKAQEIPEAIRKGIEDAKKNLIEVPLVNGTVPHESLGVFGAGKVLIKPAVEGTGVIAGGPVRAVMELAGVKNVVSKSLGSANSRNMINATMEALKQMKKVEEVAKLRDKTVEELLG; encoded by the coding sequence TTGCAGCGCAAAAGCGTGGAAGAACAGGAATTTGAAGAAAAAGTTGTTTCCATAAACAGGGTGGCCAAGGTTGTTAAGGGCGGAAAGAATTTCAGGTTTGCCGTGCTCGTGGTGGTAGGCAATAAAAATGGCAAGGTGGGCGTAGGAACGGGAAAGGCTCAGGAAATTCCCGAAGCTATACGCAAGGGTATCGAGGATGCAAAGAAGAACCTTATTGAGGTTCCCCTGGTGAACGGAACGGTTCCTCATGAAAGCCTGGGTGTTTTCGGAGCCGGAAAGGTGCTCATCAAGCCGGCTGTGGAAGGAACCGGCGTTATAGCAGGCGGTCCTGTCAGAGCCGTCATGGAACTGGCCGGAGTTAAAAATGTGGTGAGCAAATCTCTTGGGTCCGCCAATTCCAGAAACATGATCAATGCCACCATGGAAGCCCTGAAACAAATGAAAAAAGTTGAAGAAGTGGCCAAACTCAGAGATAAGACTGTTGAAGAGCTGTTGGGATAA
- the rplO gene encoding 50S ribosomal protein L15 has protein sequence MRLHELFPAEGSTKKVKRVGRGIGSGHGKTSTRGHKGQNARSGGGVRPGFEGGQMPLYRRLPKRGFTNIFKKEFALVNVEDLNSFEENTRITPELLIKSGILKKIKDGVKVLGNGELKVKVDVEAHAFSKSAKEKIEAAGGKAEVI, from the coding sequence ATGAGATTACATGAGCTATTTCCCGCTGAAGGTTCCACCAAAAAAGTAAAGAGAGTAGGCCGAGGGATAGGCTCGGGCCATGGCAAGACTTCCACCCGGGGGCATAAAGGCCAAAATGCCCGCTCCGGTGGTGGAGTAAGGCCCGGCTTTGAAGGCGGCCAGATGCCGTTGTACAGACGTCTACCCAAGCGGGGTTTTACGAATATATTCAAAAAGGAATTTGCCCTCGTCAATGTCGAGGATTTAAATTCCTTTGAAGAAAATACCAGGATAACTCCTGAGCTTTTGATCAAGAGCGGCATCTTGAAAAAAATAAAAGATGGAGTTAAGGTCCTGGGCAATGGAGAACTAAAAGTGAAAGTCGATGTGGAAGCCCATGCATTTTCAAAGTCGGCAAAAGAGAAAATCGAGGCTGCCGGTGGAAAGGCAGAGGTGATATAA
- the secY gene encoding preprotein translocase subunit SecY has product MLEALRNAWKIPDLRKRIQFTVLMLIIFRVGAFVPVPGMNPDAVKAMIEKGALLGFFDIISGGAFKQFSVFAMSITPYINSSIIVQLLTIVIPKWEEMAKEGEAGRKVLAQYTRYGTVILALIQGIGLSIGFRTAMKHPGFLGSALVVISLTAGTAFLMWLGEQITDKGIGNGISLLIFAGIVSRLPSGAYQLYTLLKVGTTNIFTVIVFAIFALAVIVGVIAVQQAERRVPVQYAKRVVGRRVYGGQSTHIPIKVNAAGVIPVIFALSILLFPSTVAGFFPNSKIALSIANFIKPGGWLYASLYALLIIFFTYFYTAVTFNPVEVADNMKKYGGFIPGMRPGRPTAEYLNRIMTRITLVGAIFLAIIAVLPYLITGVTSLNIYFGGTALLIVVGVALETMKMIEAQMLMRHYQGFLK; this is encoded by the coding sequence ATGCTCGAGGCTTTGAGAAATGCATGGAAAATACCAGACCTCAGAAAGAGGATCCAGTTTACGGTGCTTATGCTGATAATATTCAGGGTTGGTGCCTTTGTTCCGGTGCCGGGTATGAACCCCGATGCGGTTAAAGCTATGATAGAAAAAGGCGCACTGCTGGGCTTCTTTGATATCATCTCTGGCGGTGCGTTCAAACAGTTTTCAGTTTTTGCCATGAGCATAACCCCATACATTAACTCTTCGATTATAGTTCAACTGTTGACCATAGTGATTCCCAAATGGGAAGAAATGGCAAAAGAAGGGGAAGCCGGCAGAAAGGTGCTGGCCCAGTATACACGCTATGGCACGGTCATACTGGCTCTGATTCAGGGCATAGGGCTTTCCATAGGATTTCGGACTGCCATGAAGCATCCCGGATTCCTGGGCAGTGCCCTTGTGGTAATAAGCCTTACGGCAGGCACGGCATTTTTGATGTGGCTGGGTGAACAGATAACCGATAAGGGCATCGGCAACGGAATATCCCTGTTAATTTTTGCCGGTATCGTTTCAAGATTGCCCAGCGGTGCATACCAGCTTTACACACTGCTGAAAGTTGGGACCACCAACATCTTTACGGTAATAGTATTTGCCATATTCGCCCTGGCGGTTATCGTAGGCGTTATTGCGGTGCAGCAGGCTGAGCGCCGGGTGCCGGTGCAATATGCTAAAAGGGTAGTGGGAAGGAGAGTTTACGGCGGACAATCCACCCATATACCTATTAAAGTAAATGCTGCAGGTGTTATCCCGGTAATTTTTGCGTTGTCTATTCTGCTTTTCCCCAGCACTGTGGCAGGATTTTTCCCCAACAGCAAAATAGCACTGAGCATAGCCAATTTCATTAAACCTGGCGGATGGTTGTATGCAAGTTTGTATGCCCTGCTTATCATCTTCTTTACGTATTTTTATACGGCTGTCACGTTCAATCCCGTTGAAGTTGCGGATAACATGAAAAAATACGGAGGTTTCATACCCGGTATGAGACCCGGAAGACCCACAGCCGAATATCTGAACAGAATAATGACCAGAATAACTCTGGTAGGAGCCATTTTCCTGGCAATCATAGCGGTGCTTCCCTATCTTATTACCGGCGTAACTTCTCTGAATATATATTTCGGAGGCACGGCACTTCTCATTGTCGTTGGCGTCGCTCTGGAAACCATGAAGATGATAGAAGCACAGATGTTGATGAGACATTATCAGGGTTTTCTTAAATAG
- a CDS encoding adenylate kinase, which yields MRIIMLGPPGAGKGTQAKKLSEEFNILQVSTGDIFRKAVQENTPMGMRAKEYMSKGLLVPDEIVVGIVEERLKQPDLAEGFILDGFPRTISQAESLEQILHKNGMSLNAVINIQVSRDGLIERFTGRRVCKSCGASYHIKYNPPKTPGICDICGKELVIRPDDELETVKKRLKEYEQKTTPLIEFYRKRHLLINIDGEKPIDEVYRDIVDSLRGEEK from the coding sequence GTGCGGATCATTATGCTTGGGCCTCCGGGAGCCGGAAAGGGAACCCAGGCAAAGAAGCTCTCGGAAGAATTCAATATTCTTCAGGTATCCACAGGAGATATTTTTAGAAAGGCTGTTCAGGAGAATACACCCATGGGGATGAGAGCGAAAGAATATATGAGTAAAGGCCTGCTGGTGCCGGATGAAATAGTCGTGGGTATTGTAGAAGAAAGATTAAAGCAGCCCGATCTGGCCGAAGGATTTATATTGGACGGATTCCCCAGGACCATCTCCCAGGCCGAGAGCCTTGAGCAAATCCTGCATAAAAACGGCATGAGCCTAAATGCAGTTATTAACATTCAGGTGTCCCGGGATGGGCTCATAGAAAGATTTACCGGGCGAAGGGTTTGCAAATCCTGCGGAGCTTCTTACCATATTAAGTATAATCCCCCAAAAACACCCGGAATCTGCGATATTTGCGGAAAAGAGCTTGTGATAAGGCCTGATGACGAACTGGAGACGGTAAAAAAGCGCCTGAAAGAATATGAACAAAAAACAACTCCTCTAATCGAGTTTTACCGTAAGCGCCATTTGTTGATAAACATCGATGGTGAAAAACCCATTGATGAGGTTTACCGGGATATCGTAGACAGTTTAAGAGGCGAAGAAAAATGA
- the map gene encoding type I methionyl aminopeptidase, translating into MIILKSQREIEIMKKAGRIVALTLEKIKQALKPGITTGELDQIAEEFILSQGAYPTFKGYRGFPAAICTSINEEVVHGIPGLRTLKDGDIISIDVGASIEGYNGDAARTFAVGNVAKEAMNLIEATRASFFQGLAFAKQGFRLSDISHAIQTYVEGRGYSVVRDYVGHGIGRKMHEDPQIPNYGLPHRGPRLKRGMTLAIEPMVNAGGYEVYTLENRWTVVTKDGSLSAHYENTIAITDSEPEILTLF; encoded by the coding sequence ATGATCATATTGAAGTCCCAGCGGGAAATAGAAATAATGAAAAAGGCCGGGAGAATAGTGGCGCTAACTCTTGAAAAGATCAAGCAGGCTTTGAAGCCCGGAATTACAACGGGAGAGCTTGACCAGATTGCAGAGGAGTTTATCCTCAGTCAGGGAGCATATCCCACCTTCAAAGGCTATCGGGGATTCCCGGCAGCCATATGTACTTCTATAAATGAAGAGGTAGTACATGGAATTCCTGGATTAAGAACCCTAAAAGATGGTGATATTATTAGTATAGATGTAGGAGCATCCATCGAGGGGTATAACGGAGATGCGGCCAGGACTTTCGCAGTGGGGAATGTCGCAAAAGAGGCCATGAACCTGATAGAGGCTACCCGGGCGAGCTTTTTTCAGGGCTTAGCCTTCGCAAAACAGGGCTTCAGGCTGTCGGATATCTCTCATGCCATACAGACCTATGTAGAAGGAAGGGGATATTCCGTTGTCAGGGATTATGTGGGGCACGGCATAGGCCGGAAAATGCATGAAGACCCCCAGATACCCAACTACGGCTTGCCCCACAGGGGGCCCAGGCTGAAACGGGGAATGACCCTGGCTATTGAGCCCATGGTCAATGCCGGAGGATATGAAGTTTATACCCTGGAAAACCGCTGGACGGTTGTAACAAAGGATGGCAGTTTATCAGCCCATTATGAAAATACTATTGCAATCACGGATTCGGAGCCCGAGATACTGACTTTGTTTTAG
- a CDS encoding KOW domain-containing RNA-binding protein yields the protein MRELSLGQLVLSCAGRDSGRFMIVVKILDSNYVYVADGTLRKVDNPKKKKIKHLKVLNKKSDYIAEKLQNKRKIYNDEIKRALEELVDVNMDETSSQI from the coding sequence ATGCGAGAGCTTTCCCTGGGGCAGCTGGTCTTATCCTGCGCCGGCCGCGACAGCGGGCGTTTCATGATTGTAGTCAAGATATTGGACTCCAATTATGTTTACGTAGCTGATGGCACCTTGAGAAAAGTGGATAACCCAAAGAAAAAGAAAATCAAACACCTCAAGGTGCTAAACAAAAAATCCGATTATATCGCTGAAAAGCTCCAAAACAAGAGGAAAATCTACAATGATGAAATAAAAAGGGCCCTGGAAGAACTGGTCGATGTGAATATGGATGAAACATCCAGCCAGATTTAA
- the infA gene encoding translation initiation factor IF-1 encodes MSKQDVIEVEGTVLEPLPNAMFRVELKNGHKILAHVSGKIRMNYIRILPGDRVTVELSPYDLTRGRIKYRFK; translated from the coding sequence ATGTCCAAGCAAGATGTGATCGAGGTTGAAGGAACCGTGTTGGAACCTCTTCCCAACGCAATGTTTCGGGTGGAATTGAAAAACGGTCATAAGATTCTGGCCCATGTATCCGGAAAGATCAGGATGAATTATATCCGGATTCTGCCCGGAGACAGGGTAACCGTGGAATTATCTCCTTATGATCTGACCCGAGGCCGCATCAAATACCGCTTCAAATAG
- the rpmJ gene encoding 50S ribosomal protein L36 translates to MKVRPSVKKICEKCKIIKRKGRVMVICENPKHKQKQG, encoded by the coding sequence ATGAAGGTAAGACCCTCGGTGAAGAAAATATGCGAAAAGTGTAAGATAATAAAGCGTAAAGGCAGGGTTATGGTCATCTGTGAAAATCCAAAGCATAAGCAAAAACAGGGCTAA
- the rpsM gene encoding 30S ribosomal protein S13, translated as MARIAGVDLPREKRVEVALTYIYGIGLSRSREILKETGVDPDTRVKDLAEREITRLRETIEKNYKVEGDLRREVAMNIKRLVEIGCYRGIRHRKGLPVRGQRTRTNARTRKGPAKTVGVRHSK; from the coding sequence ATGGCGAGAATTGCCGGTGTAGATCTTCCAAGAGAAAAGCGTGTGGAGGTTGCCCTCACATATATCTACGGTATAGGCCTCAGCAGGTCTCGTGAGATCTTAAAGGAAACCGGTGTGGACCCCGACACTAGAGTAAAGGACCTGGCTGAAAGGGAAATTACAAGATTGCGTGAAACAATCGAAAAGAACTATAAGGTCGAAGGTGATTTGCGCAGGGAAGTCGCTATGAATATCAAGCGGCTGGTAGAAATAGGTTGCTACAGGGGAATACGTCACCGCAAGGGACTACCCGTGCGCGGGCAGAGGACCCGCACCAATGCAAGAACCAGAAAGGGTCCCGCCAAGACCGTAGGCGTAAGGCACAGCAAATAA
- the rpsK gene encoding 30S ribosomal protein S11, producing MAKAVKKRKDKRRVEKGAAHIHSTFNNTIVTITDEAGRPLTWASAGTVGFKGSRKGTPFAAQMAAEAAAKQALDYGLRSVEVFVKGPGGGREAAIRSLQAAGLEVNMIKDVTPIPHNGCRPPKRRRV from the coding sequence TTGGCTAAAGCTGTTAAGAAACGTAAAGATAAAAGGCGCGTGGAAAAAGGTGCAGCTCATATACATTCTACTTTCAACAACACCATAGTTACCATCACCGACGAGGCAGGCAGACCTCTGACCTGGGCCAGTGCGGGGACTGTAGGATTCAAAGGCTCCAGAAAGGGAACGCCTTTTGCTGCTCAAATGGCAGCTGAAGCTGCAGCCAAGCAGGCTCTGGACTATGGTTTGAGGTCGGTAGAAGTTTTTGTTAAGGGTCCCGGAGGCGGTAGGGAAGCTGCTATAAGGTCCCTTCAAGCGGCTGGTCTGGAAGTTAATATGATTAAAGATGTAACACCCATTCCTCATAATGGATGCAGACCGCCCAAGAGAAGACGTGTATAA
- the rpsD gene encoding 30S ribosomal protein S4 codes for MARYKDAVCRLCRREGMKLYLKGDRCYSPKCAIDRRGYAPGQHGQMRRKLSEYGVQLREKQKARRIYGVLERQFKNYFDRAVSQKGVTGENLLRLLETRLDNVVYRMGFASSRPQARQLVRYGHVEVNGRRVTIPSYQVREKDIVSIREKSRSLPFFKEISEAGASKVVPGWLSVNFETLTGEVVSLPKREDIDVPIQEHLIVELYSK; via the coding sequence ATGGCGAGATACAAAGATGCCGTATGCAGACTGTGCCGCCGTGAAGGTATGAAGCTATACCTTAAGGGGGACCGCTGCTATTCTCCCAAATGCGCCATTGACAGAAGGGGTTATGCTCCCGGCCAGCATGGGCAGATGAGGCGCAAGCTGTCGGAATATGGTGTGCAGCTCAGGGAAAAACAGAAGGCAAGAAGAATATATGGAGTTCTGGAAAGGCAGTTTAAAAATTACTTTGACAGGGCAGTAAGCCAGAAAGGTGTTACCGGTGAAAATCTTTTAAGGCTTCTCGAGACCCGCCTTGACAATGTGGTTTACAGGATGGGATTTGCTTCATCCAGGCCGCAGGCAAGGCAGCTCGTTAGATACGGCCATGTGGAGGTAAACGGCCGGAGGGTTACAATTCCTTCTTACCAGGTCAGAGAAAAAGATATAGTTTCAATCAGGGAAAAAAGCAGAAGTCTTCCATTTTTCAAGGAAATATCCGAAGCAGGAGCATCCAAAGTCGTTCCCGGCTGGCTGTCGGTAAACTTTGAGACCCTGACGGGGGAAGTTGTCAGCCTGCCCAAGCGTGAGGACATTGATGTTCCGATTCAAGAACATCTCATAGTAGAGCTCTACTCCAAGTAA
- a CDS encoding DNA-directed RNA polymerase subunit alpha, with amino-acid sequence MMEIEKPRIELVEVSADDTYGKVVLEPLERGYGTTLGNSMRRVLLSSLPGAAVTSIKIEGVQHEFSTIPGVTEDTTEIIMNIKGLAILMHSDEPKLLRIEASGECEVKAGDIITDADVEIINPDHHIATLDKDGRLFMELTLEKGKGYVTADRNKKPNQPIGVIAVDSIFTPVQKVNFSVEHTRVGQRTDYDKLTLEVWTNGTIKPDEAVSAAAKILIEHFNLFVGLTSKVKSPEIPVEKEKDDREKILEMPIEELDLSVRSYNCLKRAGINTIQELIQRTSEDMMKVRNLGRKSLEEVEEKLAAFGLALKQSEDS; translated from the coding sequence ATGATGGAAATTGAAAAGCCGAGGATTGAGTTGGTAGAGGTAAGCGCGGATGATACTTACGGCAAGGTAGTATTGGAACCGCTGGAGAGAGGCTACGGCACAACCCTTGGCAACTCCATGCGTCGTGTACTTTTATCATCATTACCTGGAGCCGCTGTCACTTCTATCAAGATCGAAGGGGTGCAGCATGAGTTTTCGACAATTCCGGGGGTTACGGAAGACACCACGGAGATCATTATGAATATCAAGGGCCTGGCCATATTGATGCACAGCGATGAACCCAAGCTATTGAGGATTGAAGCCAGCGGCGAATGTGAAGTAAAAGCCGGAGACATCATTACCGATGCCGACGTGGAAATCATTAATCCTGACCACCATATCGCTACACTGGATAAAGACGGAAGGCTTTTCATGGAACTTACCCTTGAAAAAGGCAAGGGCTATGTAACTGCGGACAGGAATAAAAAACCAAATCAACCCATAGGGGTTATAGCTGTCGACTCCATATTCACCCCCGTACAGAAGGTGAATTTTTCAGTGGAGCATACAAGGGTGGGGCAGAGGACCGACTATGACAAGCTGACCCTGGAAGTATGGACCAATGGTACCATAAAACCCGATGAAGCTGTGAGCGCTGCGGCGAAGATCCTCATTGAGCACTTTAACCTGTTCGTGGGCCTGACCAGCAAGGTAAAAAGTCCGGAAATTCCTGTGGAAAAGGAAAAGGATGATAGGGAAAAGATACTGGAAATGCCCATAGAGGAGCTGGACCTATCGGTCAGGTCTTACAACTGCCTCAAGAGGGCGGGGATAAATACCATCCAGGAACTCATACAGAGGACATCGGAAGATATGATGAAAGTAAGAAATCTTGGCAGAAAGTCTCTGGAGGAAGTGGAAGAAAAACTGGCTGCATTTGGTTTGGCGCTAAAACAATCGGAGGACAGTTAA
- the rplQ gene encoding 50S ribosomal protein L17 — protein sequence MRKLGRSTGHRKMMLKNLVTSLLKHGRIITTETRAKEVRRIAEKMITLAKRHDLASRRMVLAEVLDETTVKNLFDKVAPKYQEKNGGYIRIVKIGPRRGDSSPMVVMELV from the coding sequence ATGAGGAAATTGGGCAGATCAACCGGACACCGCAAAATGATGCTCAAGAATCTGGTGACATCATTATTAAAACATGGGAGAATAATCACTACCGAGACCCGGGCCAAGGAAGTTCGCCGAATTGCCGAAAAGATGATTACACTGGCAAAAAGGCACGACCTGGCATCAAGAAGGATGGTGCTGGCAGAGGTTTTGGATGAAACCACCGTAAAAAATCTTTTCGACAAAGTTGCTCCCAAGTATCAGGAGAAAAACGGCGGGTATATCCGAATTGTAAAAATCGGTCCCCGCAGGGGAGATTCTTCACCCATGGTAGTAATGGAGCTTGTATAG
- a CDS encoding energy-coupling factor transporter ATPase encodes MTAEIIAQGVYYQYTQGSDLALKNINLTINKGEFVAIIGPNGSGKSTLAKLFNGIFIPTKGEIYVDGLNTANKDDIWKVRQKAGMVFQNPDNQIVATVVEEDVAFGPENLGIPPEEIRKRVKQALEAVELSEFARKAPHLLSGGQKQRVAIAGILAMKPQCIILDEPTAMLDPVGRKEVITTVKKLNKEEGKTIVLITHFMDEAVQADRVIAMEKGQIVLEGTPSQVFSRVDRLKSIGLDVPQVTELAHQLKNAGIKIRPDILTLEEMVDCLCQLL; translated from the coding sequence TTGACCGCCGAAATCATCGCCCAGGGCGTATATTATCAATATACTCAGGGCAGTGACCTGGCTCTGAAAAATATAAATTTGACAATCAATAAAGGGGAATTTGTAGCCATCATCGGTCCTAACGGCTCGGGAAAATCTACTCTTGCCAAACTTTTTAATGGTATTTTCATACCCACAAAAGGGGAAATATATGTAGATGGATTAAATACCGCGAACAAAGATGATATCTGGAAGGTAAGGCAGAAAGCGGGAATGGTCTTTCAGAACCCGGACAACCAGATCGTGGCTACCGTGGTGGAAGAAGATGTGGCCTTTGGCCCGGAAAACCTCGGAATACCGCCGGAAGAGATCAGAAAGCGCGTAAAGCAGGCACTTGAAGCCGTTGAGTTATCCGAGTTTGCCCGTAAGGCCCCCCATCTGTTGTCTGGGGGGCAGAAACAGCGGGTTGCCATTGCAGGGATCCTGGCCATGAAGCCCCAGTGTATAATTCTGGATGAACCCACCGCCATGCTGGATCCCGTGGGGAGAAAAGAGGTAATAACGACGGTTAAGAAGCTCAACAAAGAAGAGGGCAAGACCATCGTGCTCATAACCCATTTCATGGATGAGGCAGTCCAGGCGGACAGGGTTATAGCCATGGAAAAGGGGCAGATTGTGCTGGAGGGAACTCCGAGCCAGGTGTTTTCCAGAGTAGACAGATTAAAAAGCATAGGCCTGGATGTTCCGCAGGTAACCGAACTGGCTCATCAGCTAAAGAATGCAGGTATAAAAATAAGGCCTGATATTCTGACATTAGAGGAAATGGTGGACTGCCTATGTCAATTGTTGTAA